CTTTAGAAAGTTTAGGCTTAGAAAATAGTTTTTGATATGTAACTCACTTATGGATGTGCTTTATACATTCTTGGATTTGCTATTGCATGTTATCCCACAAGGGGCATTACTGTATACAGTTTGTTATCAATAAAACTTGAAACTTTCCATTGACTCTGTCTTTTGTGTTTATCTTCTAACATCATCAATAAGACAATAACACTTGAAACTTTCAAGTCACTCTGTCTTTTGTGTTAATTTCAGTGtagaaatatatttataaaattgaTGCTAGGAAATTTACTATGTATAGTAGATCATGGATATGCTTGAGACAGTAAAACCAATTTGGTCTTGGAAAGAGGGTGCCTCAGGTGACAAGATAGGCTTCATGGGCTGTAAACCACAATAATGTATTTGTCACCCAGACTCTTTGAATTATTGGACCAAGTGCCGAAAGCTTTACTAAATATCATTATCATAAGAAAATAACTAATCTTGCTCACTGGTCCAGCAAAATTGGACAGCATCATCTCATTTTTACCAGTGGCTGCTGTACAAGACGTATTAACGCTTACTGTATGAGAAAATTTTGAACACTGGTGTTTCTGTTGCTTCTAGGTTGAAGAATCCCAATAGCTATTAGTAGCTAATCAACACTTGGATATAATGTTGGACAATTTTTGGCTTGCTGAACTCTTAAGTTAAGTTGAATGAACTTGGTGGTAGAAATGGAACGAGAAGTTGTTGAACTTGAGAAACAAGAAAAGTGGTGGTAACAGTATGTATTTaagaaagataaaaagaaaaaCGAAACAGGTGGTAACAACTAACAACCTAAGGTTAAGAAGAGAAACCCTTGTTTGGAAACAGAagaatagaagagaaaccctttttttcttttggaaatAGTTGTGTCTAGGCCAATTTGAGAGCACCTCGACTATTTAACTGACTAACCGGGTACTCCTATGGTCCCACCAGTAAAGGTATCTAGTAACTCAGCAACCCAAGGCTTAGGTAGATGGGAAAAAGTCACTTTAACTTTTCTGCATCTGTTGGTATTTGCACTTTGATCTCCAATGGTTCTCATTCCAATTTCATTGACCATAGCCCACACCCTTAGGTGCTAAAGAATAGAACGAGAAACTAACTGGCCAATACACTGGGACAGATGGACTATTGCTCTGCTAATAGACCTATACATAACAAAATAGTGAAATCCTGACATTTAGAAAGAAACTCCTTATGGTGTCCAATTTGTTTCCCAGCAGTCATGACATATCACATATGTTGTCTGTGAAATTATAAAAACCTAGGCTTGCAGGCAGTTTCCTTGATGCATTTCGCGTAGCATATTTGCAGGCAGTTTCCTTGATGCATTTCGCGTAGCATATTTGCAGGCAGTTTCCTTGATGCATTTCGCGTAGCATACTGCGGAATTCATAGATCAACTTACGATCTGCTTTAGAGAGGAAAGATGTTAGTGTTGGATGTATCTATATCATTTAAGGTTTTGTATAAAGCAGTTTTAACTTTATTAAATTGATAGAGAATAGGGGGAATACAAGACAAAGGCTCCACAATGTTTGTGATATAGACAATATAAGCTGGTTCTTAATAGATGAAGCTAGGGAATTAATCAACTTTAGACCAGAATAACTATCCAAAACACTTGAAAGTAGAAAATTAACATTGTAGAAAAGGAGTGATTTATACCCCTGAAAGCTAGCTTTATCAGAAAAAGAAAGAAGCGGTAATAGCATATTGAGGACAGACAAATTTCTTAAAGCTAGTAACTTAGGTATTTGGAGTCAATTGTTTCTAGAAATGAAGAATTAGAGATATAGGTCAAGATGATTTCTATAAGGGTCTGGAGGTAGGTGGAATCAGTGTTGTGAGTTGGGGATGTAATGCATTTTAATGACATTAAAGGAAAGTTTGATAATGTGGCTTTTGTAATACTGGCTATAACAAATGCTAAATAATAATTGGCATGTACTTGCCAAAGGAACCACTAGTAAGCAAGCTTGGCCCAAATGAGGACATAAAGATAGACATGTGATGAAACAAAAATGAATGATATAACAATCTACTGAGTGGAAGAAATGGTTAAGATGAACCTAGAGAAGATAAATAAACTGAGATGGTGCACACTTTAAGAGGCTAAACAACACACACCTATAAAAAAGAGTGATGCTTAACTAACAGTGTGAAGAGGTGAAGAAGACAATGAcgagaaataacatgggacaaaTGAGAAAGGCTTGGTGTTGAGCATGGAGAATAAAATGCTAGCAGTCCCAATAATACAGTAATGCAGATGGTACCTATTTGTGAATGGGTTTTTCTTATCAATTACTCAATTTGTAAAGCTAAGAAATGCTTAAATTTGATTTTCTTAAATGAAACCAATCAAAACATGTTCAACGTAAACTAATGGTTGAGTTCCCTTTCATCCTGGATGTATTGGCACAATTCTGaattttcctctctctctctctctctctctctatgtgttTTTCGTAAtgcaacagttttttttttttttttgtaatatttaATTAACTGatgatttttcttttttgcagcTTTGCGTTTTGATATTTATTGGAACTAATGGTGAGACCTACTTCAATACAGGAGCCTTAGTTTCCTGTGTACAGAATTTTCCTAAAAGCCGTGGTCCAATAGTGGGGATACTTAAAGGATTTGCTGGGTTAAGTGGTGCAATTTTGACACAAGCTTATGCTATGTTTAACTTTCCTGATCAAGCCTCCCTTGTTTTCATGGTTGCTGTTGGGCCATCAATTGTAATTACTGCTGTGATGTTCTTGGTTAGACCTGTAGATGGTCACAAACAAGTTAGACCTTCAGATCATTCGAGCTTCCTATTTACCTACAGCATTTGCATTATCCTGGCAGCTTATCTGTTGGCAGTTTTGCTGCTTCAGGATTTAAGCAGTCTAAATGAGAATATCGTAACCATATTGACAATTGTCTTACTTATTTTAATAGTGCTTCCGGTTATTATTCCtatttttttggttttcttgTCTGGACCAAGACCGGTTTTGGAGGAAAGCCTTCTTCCTGAGCCAGATAaacaagaatcctctagaatggGGAGCTTCATTCTCAGCCTCAGCGAGGCGGAAGATGAGAAGTCTCCTGAGGTAGAAACACTCCCACCATCAGAAAGACAAAAGAGAATTGCGCACTTGCAAGCTAAACTATTCCAAGCAGCAGCAGAAGGAGCAATCAGAGTCAAGCGGAGAAAAGGTCCACGCAGAGGAGAGGATTTCACTTTACTTCAGGCTCTAGTAAAGGCAGACTTTTGGCTTATTTTCATCTCCCTAGTTCTAGCATCTGGTTCTGGTTTGACGGTGATTGATAATCTGGGCCAGATGTCTCAGTCGTTAGGTTATGCTAACACCCATATATTTGTTTCAATGATTAGCATTTGGAACTTTCTCGGCCGTGTTGCTGGTGGATACTTCTCTGAGAATATAGTAAAGTATGTTTCCAAGTTCCTAAGTACTAATATAGCTTCTGCCTAAAGCAAAGCATTTTTTCTGATGCTTTAACTTGTTTTATAATGATTATCAGATACTATGCATACCCAAGACCAGTGGCAATGGCTGCAGTTCAAGTCGTTATGGCATTTGCTCTGTTCTTCTATGCTATGGGTTGGCCTGGTTCAATATATGTAGTCTCTGTGCTGATAGGACTCTGTTACGGAGCACACTGGGCTATTGTACCAGCTGCAGTCTCAGAACTTTTTGGATTGAAAAGCTTCGGTGCATTGTATAACTTCCTTACATTGGCTAGTCCAGCTGGTTCACTGATCTTTTC
The nucleotide sequence above comes from Lycium barbarum isolate Lr01 chromosome 3, ASM1917538v2, whole genome shotgun sequence. Encoded proteins:
- the LOC132632466 gene encoding protein NUCLEAR FUSION DEFECTIVE 4-like, with amino-acid sequence MVQVSEKIRAFLNDRWLVFVASMWVQSCSGIGYLFGSISPVIKSGMGYNQRQVALLGVAKDLGDAIGFLAGSLCEVLPIWAVLFIGVVQNFVGYGLVWLIVAHKLPALPLWVLCVLIFIGTNGETYFNTGALVSCVQNFPKSRGPIVGILKGFAGLSGAILTQAYAMFNFPDQASLVFMVAVGPSIVITAVMFLVRPVDGHKQVRPSDHSSFLFTYSICIILAAYLLAVLLLQDLSSLNENIVTILTIVLLILIVLPVIIPIFLVFLSGPRPVLEESLLPEPDKQESSRMGSFILSLSEAEDEKSPEVETLPPSERQKRIAHLQAKLFQAAAEGAIRVKRRKGPRRGEDFTLLQALVKADFWLIFISLVLASGSGLTVIDNLGQMSQSLGYANTHIFVSMISIWNFLGRVAGGYFSENIVKYYAYPRPVAMAAVQVVMAFALFFYAMGWPGSIYVVSVLIGLCYGAHWAIVPAAVSELFGLKSFGALYNFLTLASPAGSLIFSGVIASGIYDYQAKQQHERRVLGSGLNLGVPLLNDDYLTCYGSICYSLTMGIMSGLCIIAFILSMIVVHRTKRVYAQLYGKPQA